Proteins encoded within one genomic window of Lysinibacillus sphaericus:
- a CDS encoding nucleotidyl transferase AbiEii/AbiGii toxin family protein — translation MKQVNEVPKSVLNQLAEVAQQQQESLEALVAFYSQERLLVRLAASSYEDQYWLYGEFLLGTLTNDIKSSSGITLCAKKMVNKESIIKHAFKEISTVKVAEDGVAFVSDEIEVSSSGEEEVQIRIPAQIGHITTYIEIAITLFNSASMAPRKIATASLLNSSSTELLAYPTELIIAHKFNTIYQYPTLEETLKDYYAIYLLASTQNFEGRVLQEAILDTFERHKTTIEKNPPVFSKRFDLDDSKNKAWQQLLTQQVSFAKVQKLVHQFLWPIYNQIEVEDEFFENWDYTCGNWR, via the coding sequence ATGAAACAAGTAAACGAAGTACCAAAAAGTGTATTGAACCAACTAGCAGAAGTAGCTCAGCAACAACAAGAAAGTTTGGAGGCACTTGTAGCATTCTATTCCCAAGAAAGGTTGTTAGTTCGACTGGCAGCTTCTTCCTATGAAGATCAATATTGGCTATATGGCGAATTTTTATTAGGGACATTGACCAATGATATAAAGTCTTCTTCTGGAATTACATTATGCGCCAAAAAAATGGTCAATAAAGAAAGTATCATCAAACATGCTTTCAAAGAAATTTCTACAGTGAAAGTAGCCGAAGATGGGGTTGCGTTTGTCAGCGATGAAATAGAAGTATCCTCTAGCGGTGAAGAAGAAGTTCAAATTAGGATTCCTGCGCAAATAGGGCACATAACAACATACATAGAAATAGCAATAACTTTATTTAATAGTGCTTCCATGGCTCCTCGAAAAATTGCAACCGCATCATTGCTAAATAGTTCGTCAACTGAACTATTAGCGTATCCGACAGAGCTCATCATTGCACATAAATTTAATACCATATATCAATATCCAACATTAGAAGAAACGTTGAAAGATTATTATGCAATTTATTTACTAGCAAGTACCCAAAATTTTGAAGGTCGTGTATTACAAGAGGCTATACTCGATACATTCGAACGACATAAAACGACAATTGAAAAAAATCCGCCTGTGTTCTCAAAACGTTTTGATTTGGACGACAGCAAGAACAAAGCATGGCAACAATTATTAACGCAACAAGTATCCTTTGCTAAAGTTCAAAAACTTGTTCACCAATTTTTATGGCCAATTTATAATCAAATTGAAGTAGAAGATGAATTCTTTGAAAATTGGGATTATACATGTGGTAATTGGCGATAA
- a CDS encoding AraC family transcriptional regulator, translated as MDWIVRINRVMDYIEQNLSGKIDAKEVAKLACCSEYHFPRMFSAITGFTLAEYIRRRRLSQAAFELQNNSSIRIIDLSIKYGYDSPDAFSRAFKNLHGVTPTVARKKGIELKAIPRLSFHISIKGDVEMDYRIEVLEVEVEIVGVKQEVRTADAFIDIPKMWEAANKNGLLQRLINMSWESPQCKMEGILGVCGKQAAITDEEFDYFMGCRYSQKFPNDMEKIVIPKNTTWAVFPNIMDAWNRLYTEWLPSSGYELADLPCVENYLAPDRIPSNELWVPVLQK; from the coding sequence ATGGATTGGATTGTAAGAATAAATAGAGTAATGGATTACATTGAACAAAATCTATCCGGTAAAATAGACGCCAAAGAGGTAGCAAAATTAGCATGTTGTTCTGAGTACCATTTTCCTAGAATGTTTTCAGCTATAACAGGATTTACATTGGCGGAGTATATTAGGCGAAGGCGTTTATCGCAAGCTGCATTTGAACTTCAAAACAACAGCTCTATTCGAATTATTGACCTTTCGATTAAGTATGGATATGATTCACCTGATGCCTTCAGCCGTGCTTTTAAGAACCTCCATGGGGTTACTCCAACAGTAGCTCGCAAGAAAGGGATTGAATTAAAAGCCATCCCAAGACTCTCCTTTCATATTTCAATCAAAGGAGATGTAGAGATGGATTATCGAATCGAAGTATTAGAAGTTGAAGTTGAAATTGTAGGTGTGAAACAAGAAGTTAGGACAGCTGATGCTTTTATTGATATTCCTAAAATGTGGGAAGCTGCGAATAAAAATGGATTGTTACAAAGATTAATAAATATGTCATGGGAAAGCCCACAATGCAAAATGGAAGGGATTTTAGGTGTTTGCGGCAAACAAGCGGCAATTACAGATGAAGAATTTGATTATTTTATGGGATGTCGCTATTCGCAAAAATTCCCCAATGATATGGAGAAAATCGTCATCCCTAAAAATACAACATGGGCTGTTTTCCCAAATATCATGGATGCTTGGAACCGTTTATATACTGAATGGCTGCCATCGTCCGGATACGAATTGGCAGACCTGCCTTGCGTTGAAAATTATTTAGCACCTGATCGCATTCCTAGTAATGAGCTTTGGGTTCCTGTCCTACAAAAATAG
- a CDS encoding GNAT family N-acetyltransferase, with protein MEVRKPNNFEKDEIIALSPQALFDGTLGGVRATNEKVMNLIEPLLNKGCYYLIATENHNLMGWILIGENKDQFTEQLNGFIYELYVKEAYRGKGISKVLMNVAIEQLRQEGYSEVRLSAYVGNHAIKLYEKMGFSYRTVSMNLQL; from the coding sequence ATGGAAGTTAGAAAGCCGAACAACTTTGAAAAAGATGAAATCATTGCGCTTTCGCCACAAGCTTTATTTGATGGTACATTGGGCGGAGTAAGGGCAACCAATGAAAAAGTAATGAACCTTATTGAACCTCTTCTAAATAAAGGATGCTATTATTTAATCGCAACAGAGAATCATAACTTAATGGGATGGATTCTAATTGGTGAAAATAAAGACCAATTTACGGAACAATTAAATGGCTTTATTTATGAGCTATATGTAAAAGAGGCCTATAGAGGCAAGGGTATTTCGAAAGTATTAATGAATGTTGCTATTGAGCAATTGAGACAGGAAGGATATTCAGAAGTCAGACTTAGCGCTTACGTAGGGAACCATGCGATAAAACTATATGAAAAAATGGGGTTTAGTTACAGAACCGTAAGTATGAATTTACAATTGTAA